The following proteins are co-located in the Anas platyrhynchos isolate ZD024472 breed Pekin duck chromosome 1, IASCAAS_PekinDuck_T2T, whole genome shotgun sequence genome:
- the LOC101798290 gene encoding hemoglobin subunit epsilon yields MVHWSAEEKQLITSIWSKVNVEECGAEALARLLIVYPWTQRFFSSFGNLSSPTAIIGNPKVRAHGRKVLSSFGEAVKNLDNIKNTYAKLSELHCEKLHVDPENFRLLGDILIIVLAAHFARDFTPACQFAWQKLVSVVAHALARKYH; encoded by the exons ATGGTGCACTGGTCAGCCGAGGAGAAGCAGCTCATCACCAGCATCTGGAGCAAGGTCAATGTGGAGGAATGTGGAGCTGAGGCTCTGGCCAG gctgctgaTCGTCTACCCCTGGACCCAGAggttcttctcttcctttggGAACCTGTCCAGCCCCACTGCCATCATCGGTAACCCCAAGGTCCGTGCCCATGGCAGGAAGGTGCTCAGTTCCTTTGGGGAAGCCGTGAAGAACCTGGACAACATCAAGAACACCTACGCCAAGCTGTCCGAGCTGCACTGTGAGAAGCTGCACGTGGACCCCGAGAACTTCAGG ctcctcggAGACATCCTGATCATCGTCCTGGCCGCCCACTTCGCCAGGGATTTCACCCCCGCTTGCCAGTTTGCCTGGCAAAAGCTGGTCAGCGTCGTGGCTCACGCGCTGGCCCGCAAGTACCACTGA
- the LOC113839608 gene encoding hemoglobin subunit beta, with protein sequence MVHWTAEEKQLITGLWGKVNVADCGAEALARLLIVYPWTQRFFASFGNLSSPTAILGNPMVRAHGKKVLTSFGDAVKNLDNIKNTFAQLSELHCDKLHVDPENFRLLGDILIIVLAAHFTKDFTPECQAAWQKLVRVVAHALARKYH encoded by the exons ATGGTGCACTGGACAGCCGAGGAGAAGCAGCTCATCACCGGCCTCTGGGGCAAGGTCAATGTGGCCGACTGTGGTGCTGAGGCCCTGGCCAG gctgctgaTCGTCTACCCCTGGACCCAGAGGTTCTTTGCCTCCTTCGGCAACCTGTCCAGCCCCACCGCCATCCTTGGCAACCCCATGGTCCGCGCCCATGGCAAGAAAGTGCTCACCTCCTTCGGAGATGCCGTGAAGAACCTGGACAACATCAAGAACACCTTCGCCCAGCTGTCCGAGCTGCACTGCGACAAGCTGCACGTGGACCCCGAGAACTTCAGG CTCCTGGGTGACATCCTCATCATCGTCCTGGCCGCCCACTTCACCAAGGATTTCACTCCTGAATGCCAGGCTGCCTGGCAGAAGCTGGTCCGCGTGGTGGCCCACGCTCTGGCCCGCAAGTACCACTAA
- the LOC101797940 gene encoding olfactory receptor 51G2 — MPRTSMSPGNSSHVLAFLLAGIPGMSRFHRWVFIPFGLMYLIAMLGNGIILLVVRAHHSLHEPMYYFLSMLATTDLGLTLSTLPTVLCVFWFHAREISFPVCLAQMFFIHAFSFMESSVLLAMAFDRYVAVCFPLRYSSILTGARIAKIGLGIVARCTLALLPLICLLTRLPFCRSHVLSHPYCLHQDMIQLACTDATLNSLYGLTLVSMVILDSLLIAFSYAMIIRAVLGITSREEQARALNTCVAHFCAVLIFYIPLAGLSIIHRYGRNAAPISHALMANVYLFVPPVLNPILYSMKNKAIRRGLLRLLCRRAAWPGHGWRR; from the coding sequence ATGCCCAGGACGAGCATGTCCCCGGGGAACAGCAGCCATGTCCTGGCTTTCCTGCTGGCAGGCATCCCTGGGATGTCTCGTTTCCACCGCTGGGTTTTCATTCCTTTTGGTCTGATGTATCTGATTGCAATGCTGGGAAATGGCATCATCCTGCTGGTTGTGAGAGCCCATCACAGCCTCCACGAGCCCATGTACTATTTCCTTTCGATGCTGGCCACCACAGACCTGGGCCTGACTCTGTCCACCCTGCCCACCGTGCTGTGTGTCTTTTGGTTCCACGCCAGAGAGATCAGCTTCCCCGTCTGCCTCGCCCAGATGTTCTTCATCCACGCCTTCTCCTTCATGGAGTCCTCAGTGCTTCTGGCCATGGCCTTTGATCGCTATGTGGCCGTCTGCTTCCCGCTCAGGTACTCCTCCATCCTCACTGGGGCCAGGATTGCCAAGATCGGGCTGGGGATCGTTGCCCGATGCACTCTGGCACTGCTTCCATTAATCTGCCTTCTTACACGGCTGCCTTTCTGCAGGTCCCATGTGCTTTCTCACCCCTATTGCCTGCACCAGGACATGATACAGCTGGCATGCACAGATGCCACCTTGAACAGCCTCTATGGCTTAACCCTGGTGTCGATGGTGATCCTAGACTCGCTGCTCATCGCCTTCTCCTACGCCATGATCATTAGGGCCGTGCTGGGCATCACCTCCAGAGAGGAGCAGGCCCGAGCCCTCAACACTTGTGTCGctcacttctgtgctgtcctCATCTTCTACATCCCTTTGGCTGGCCTCTCCATTATACACCGATACGGGAGGAACGCTGCACCCATTAGCCATGCTCTCATGGCCAATGTCTACCTTTTTGTCCCCCCTGTGTTGAACCCCATTCTCTACAGCATGAAAAACAAGGCCATTCGCAGGGGCCTCCTCAGGCTCCTGTGTCGAAGAGCGGCCTGGCCTGGCCATGGCTGGAGGCGTTAA
- the LOC101798111 gene encoding hemoglobin subunit rho — protein sequence MDRALLADPHPSPANGPTARGGEGLRAADKSTQGSAAPLQGPCPPAATRYPPPDTMVHWSAEEKQLITGLWGKVNVEECGAEALARLLIVYPWTQRFFDNFGNLSSPTAIIGNPKVRAHGKKVLTSFGDAVKNLENLKATYSKLSELHCEKLHVDPENFRLLGDILIIVLAAHFTKDFTPACQATWQKLVGVVAHALAYKYH from the exons ATGGACAGGGCTCTGCTGGCGGACCCCCACCCATCCCCAGCCAATGGCCCCACAGcacggggcggggaggggctgCGGGCAGCGGATAAAAGCACCCAGGGGTCTGCAGCTCCGCTAcaaggtccgtgtcctcctgcagccacaCGCTACCCTCCGCCCGACACCATGGTGCACTGGTCAGCCGAGGAGAAGCAGCTCATCACCGGCCTCTGGGGCAAGGTCAACGTGGAGGAATGTGGAGCTGAGGCTCTGGCCAG gctgctgaTCGTCTACCCCTGGACCCAGAGGTTCTTTGATAACTTTGGGAACCTGTCCAGCCCCACTGCCATCATTGGCAACCCCAAGGTCCGTGCCCATGGCAAGAAAGTGCTCACCTCCTTCGGAGATGCCGTGAAGAACCTGGAAAATCTCAAAGCAACCTACTCCAAGCTGTCCGAGCTGCACTGCGAGAAGCTGCACGTGGACCCCGAGAACTTCAGG ctcctgggagACATCCTCATCATTGTGCTGGCCGCACACTTCACCAAGGATTTCACCCCTGCCTGCCAGGCCACTTGGCAGAAGCTGGTTGGCGTGGTGGCCCACGCTCTGGCCTACAAGTACCACTGA
- the LOC113844783 gene encoding hemoglobin subunit beta-like: protein MVHWTAEEKHLITGLWGKVNVADCGAEALARLLIVYPWTQRFFSSFGNLSSPTAITGNPMVRAHGKKVLTSFGEAVKNLDNIKKCFAQLSKLHCDKLHVDPENFRLLGDILIIVLASHFGKDFTPACQSAWQKMVRVVAHALAHEYH, encoded by the exons ATGGTGCACTGGACAGCCGAGGAGAAGCATCTCATCACCGGCCTCTGGGGCAAGGTCAATGTGGCCGACTGTGGTGCCGAGGCCCTGGCCAG gctgctgaTCGTCTACCCCTGGACCCAGAGGTTCTTCTCTTCCTTCGGGAACCTGTCCAGCCCCACTGCCATCACTGGCAACCCCATGGTCCGCGCCCATGGCAAGAAAGTGCTCACCTCCTTCGGGGAAGCTGTGAAGAACCTGGACAACATCAAGAAGTGTTTTGCTCAGCTGAGCAAACTTCACTGTGACAAGCTGCACGTGGACCCCGAGAACTTCAGG CTCCTGGGTGACATCCTCATCATCGTCCTGGCTTCACACTTCGGCAAGGATTTCACCCCAGCCTGCCAGTCTGCCTGGCAGAAGATGGTCCGTGTGGTGGCCCATGCTCTGGCTCACGAGTACCACTGA
- the LOC101798648 gene encoding olfactory receptor 51L1 — protein sequence MWSAVLLCSVYLLVLLGNWTVLAIIKAEQSLHAPMYLLLAMLAVADLGLSTSVFPTMLRMLWLEGREISSSTCFSQMFFIHSFTDIESATILALAFDRYMAICHPLRYSSILTNSVITKICVAIVIRTILFQFPLPILLTQLCFSRASKLTHPYCLHPDIIKHADSDTKINSACGLFVLLSTLGLDLLFVLLSYLLILKTVLNLATWRERLKALNNCISHVCAVLLFFIPMICLSMMHRFGKHMSPQVYTFTANLHFLAPPILNPIVYSMKTKVIQRRILRMLCQRGVHKSRAAIFQ from the coding sequence ATGTGGTCTGCTGttctcctctgctctgtgtacctcctggtgctgctggggaacTGGACTGTCCTTGCCATAATAAAGGCAGAGCAGAGTCTCCATGCACCCATGTATCTACTCCTTGCCATGCTAGCTGTGGCTGACCTGGGCTTGTCCACATCTGTGTTCCCAACCATGCTGAGGATGCTGTGGTTGGAGGGCAGAGAGATCAGCTCCAGCACCTGCTTTTCCCAAATGTTCTTCATTCACAGCTTCACAGATATCGAATCTGCCACCATTCTGGCATTGGCCTTTGATCGTTACATGGCCATCTGCCACCCCCTACGATATTCCTCCATCCTCACCAACTCAGTGATCACCAAGATATGTGTGGCAATTGTCATAAGAACCATCCTCTTCCAGTTCCCACTCCCGATCCTACTGACCCAGCTGTGCTTCTCCAGGGCCAGCAAGCTCACCCATCCCTACTGCTTGCATCCAGATATCATCAAACATGCAGACTCTGACACAAAGATCAACAGTGCCTGTGGCCTTTTTGTGCTACTCTCCACACTGGGTTTGGACTTACTCTTTGTGCTGCTGTCCTACCTTCTGATCCTTAAGACTGTCCTGAACCTTGCAACTTGGAGAGAGCGTCTGAAAGCCCTCAACAACTGCATCTCCCATGTCTGTGCTGTCCTGCTCTTCTTTATCCCCATGATCTGCCTCTCCATGATGCACCGGTTTGGCAAACACATGTCTCCCCAGGTCTACACTTTCACAGCCAACCTCCATTTCCTTGCTCCACCCATCCTGAATCCCATCGTTTACAGCATGAAAACCAAAGTGATCCAGAGACGGATACTGAGGATGCTCTGCCAGCGAGGGGTCCACAAGTCCAGGGCTGCCATTTTCCAGTAA